The Acidimicrobiales bacterium genome has a window encoding:
- a CDS encoding GerMN domain-containing protein: MGVRSPITALFVVAVLAGCAIPIDDQARNLVAELPDALLPAASTTTEAPAPTESVQIYMARLTEDDRMILEVVDREIAGDGSINVILDKVLAGPTAAEQESELISPFAEGSTVIGTVLVNGLLEIHLDSLDGFPQDDSAGNRLAFAMLVCTAVNLVAGAEIDRVAILLAGDEGLEAINVPVSDGDPPEEGAPVTCGNYVGFLANQVTDPGDPTLPSGS, from the coding sequence ATGGGCGTTCGTAGCCCGATCACCGCCCTGTTTGTCGTTGCCGTCCTCGCCGGCTGCGCGATCCCCATCGACGATCAGGCCCGAAACCTCGTGGCCGAGCTTCCCGACGCCCTCCTGCCCGCTGCGTCGACCACCACCGAGGCCCCGGCCCCCACGGAGTCGGTGCAGATCTACATGGCCCGGCTGACTGAGGACGACCGGATGATCCTGGAGGTCGTCGACCGGGAGATCGCAGGAGACGGATCCATCAACGTCATCCTCGACAAGGTCCTCGCAGGGCCCACCGCCGCCGAACAGGAGTCCGAGCTCATCTCCCCGTTCGCCGAGGGCTCCACGGTGATCGGCACGGTCCTCGTCAATGGCCTGCTGGAGATCCACCTCGACAGCCTGGACGGCTTCCCCCAGGATGACAGCGCCGGCAACCGGCTGGCCTTCGCCATGCTGGTCTGCACGGCGGTGAACCTGGTTGCCGGTGCCGAGATCGACCGGGTGGCCATCCTGCTCGCCGGCGATGAGGGCCTCGAGGCCATCAACGTGCCGGTCAGCGACGGCGATCCCCCCGAGGAGGGGGCTCCGGTGACCTGCGGGAACTACGTCGGCTTCCTGGCCAACCAGGTCACGGATCCAGGCGATCCAACGCTCCCCTCAGGTTCCTGA
- a CDS encoding aminotransferase class I/II-fold pyridoxal phosphate-dependent enzyme, whose protein sequence is MEFRRITSLPPYVFTIIDTLKVEARRAGEDVIDLGFGNPDLPSPDVAVEKLCEAVHNPRNHRYSSSRGIPKLREAVADLYKRRFDVDLDPETQVLNTIGAKEGFSHLMWVLLQPGDAALVPSPSYPIHRYSPLFAGAEVREMPFTTDGDFIAMLKDGWDYSWPRPRVIVLSFPHNPTTACVDLAFMEEVVGFARERDVVLVHDFAYADLGFDGYRPPSILQVPGADEVAVELYSMTKSYSMAGWRVAFMVGNAGVVAALTKLKSYLDYGTFQPIQIAATVTLNEASEHPSEVCGIYQSRRDALCDGLNRIGWAIQPPKGTMFAWAPIPEPYRSMGSVEFASLLVREANVAVSPGLGFGPGGEGHVRFALIENEQRIGQAVRNLRGALDRLDP, encoded by the coding sequence CGTACGTATTCACGATCATCGACACGCTCAAGGTGGAGGCACGCAGGGCCGGCGAGGACGTGATCGACCTAGGCTTCGGCAACCCCGACCTGCCTTCGCCCGACGTGGCCGTGGAAAAGCTCTGCGAGGCGGTGCACAACCCCCGGAACCACCGCTACTCGTCAAGTCGCGGGATTCCGAAGCTGCGAGAGGCTGTCGCCGACCTCTACAAGCGCCGCTTCGACGTCGACCTGGATCCGGAGACCCAGGTACTCAACACGATCGGCGCCAAGGAGGGGTTCTCCCACCTCATGTGGGTGCTCCTGCAACCTGGCGACGCCGCCCTCGTCCCGTCCCCGTCGTATCCGATCCACCGTTATTCGCCGCTGTTCGCCGGTGCCGAGGTGCGGGAGATGCCGTTCACCACCGACGGCGACTTCATAGCCATGCTGAAGGATGGCTGGGACTACTCGTGGCCCAGACCGCGGGTGATCGTCCTCTCCTTTCCCCACAATCCCACGACGGCCTGTGTGGACCTTGCGTTCATGGAGGAGGTCGTGGGCTTCGCCCGTGAGCGTGACGTGGTGCTGGTCCACGACTTCGCCTATGCGGACCTCGGGTTCGACGGCTACCGACCGCCCTCGATCCTCCAGGTGCCCGGCGCCGACGAAGTGGCTGTCGAGCTCTATTCGATGACTAAGAGTTATTCGATGGCGGGGTGGCGGGTGGCCTTCATGGTCGGCAACGCCGGGGTGGTGGCAGCCCTCACCAAGCTGAAGTCCTACCTCGACTACGGCACGTTCCAACCGATCCAGATAGCGGCCACCGTGACCCTGAACGAGGCCTCGGAGCATCCCTCCGAGGTGTGCGGCATCTACCAGTCCCGTCGGGATGCCCTCTGTGACGGTCTGAACCGGATCGGATGGGCCATCCAGCCACCGAAGGGAACGATGTTCGCCTGGGCCCCCATTCCGGAGCCCTACCGCTCCATGGGATCGGTGGAGTTCGCCTCCCTCCTGGTCCGGGAGGCCAACGTCGCCGTCTCACCCGGCTTGGGCTTCGGCCCGGGCGGCGAGGGCCATGTGCGCTTCGCCCTGATCGAGAACGAACAGCGGATCGGCCAGGCGGTCAGGAACCTGAGGGGAGCGTTGGATCGCCTGGATCCGTGA